A window of the Brassica oleracea var. oleracea cultivar TO1000 chromosome C1, BOL, whole genome shotgun sequence genome harbors these coding sequences:
- the LOC106315162 gene encoding peroxidase 34: MHSTLSTWTILITLACLMLRASLSDAQLTPTFYDSSCPNVTNIVRETIVNELRSDPRIAASILRLHFHDCFVNGCDASILLDNTTSFRTEKDAAGNANSARGFPVIDRMKAAVERACPRTVSCADMLTIAAQQSVTLAGGPSWRVPLGRRDSLQAFLNLANANLPAPFFTLPQLKASFRNVGLDRPSDLVALSGGHTFGKNQCRFIMDRLYNFSNTGLPDPTLNTTYLQTLRGLCPRTGNLSALVDFDLRTPTVFDNKYYVNLREQKGLIQSDQELFSSPNATDTIPLVRAYADGTQTFFNAFVEAMNRMGNITPLTGTQGQIRLNCRVVNSNSLLHDVVDIVDFVSSM, encoded by the exons ATGCATTCTACTTTGTCCACTTGGACAATCTTAATCACATTGGCATGTCTTATGCTTCGTGCGTCTCTGTCCGATGCTCAGCTTACCCCTACCTTCTACGACAGTTCATGCCCAAACGTCACTAACATCGTACGAGAAACCATTGTCAACGAGCTAAGATCAGACCCTCGTATCGCCGCGAGCATCCTTCGTCTTCACTTCCACGACTGCTTTGTTAAT GGTTGTGATGCATCGATCTTGTTAGACAACACGACATCATTCCGAACAGAGAAAGATGCAGCTGGAAATGCAAACTCGGCTCGGGGATTTCCTGTGATTGATAGAATGAAAGCCGCAGTAGAGAGGGCATGCCCGAGAACCGTTTCATGCGCAGATATGCTCACCATCGCAGCTCAACAATCTGTCACTTTG GCAGGAGGCCCTTCATGGAGGGTTCCTTTGGGGAGAAGAGACAGCTTACAAGCGTTTCTGAATCTAGCTAATGCTAATCTTCCAGCTCCATTCTTCACACTTCCACAACTTAAAGCCAGCTTTAGAAACGTTGGCCTCGACCGTCCTTCTGATCTCGTTGCTCTTTCCG GGGGTCACACATTTGGTAAGAATCAATGCCGGTTCATTATGGACAGATTATACAACTTCAGCAACACCGGTTTACCTGATCCTACCCTCAACACTACTTACCTCCAAACTCTTCGTGGACTATGTCCACGTACCGGTAACCTAAGCGCCTTGGTGGATTTTGATCTGCGTACACCTACGGTTTTCGACAACAAATACTATGTGAATCTAAGAGAACAGAAAGGTCTTATCCAGAGCGACCAAGAATTGTTCTCTAGTCCTAATGCTACTGACACAATCCCCTTGGTAAGAGCATATGCTGATGGCACACAAACATTCTTCAATGCGTTTGTGGAGGCGATGAATAGGATGGGAAACATTACACCTCTTACGGGAACTCAAGGACAGATCAGGCTGAACTGTAGGGTGGTGAATTCCAACTCTCTACTCCATGACGTTGTTGATATCGTTGATTTTGTTAGCTCTATGTGA